A single Osmerus mordax isolate fOsmMor3 chromosome 7, fOsmMor3.pri, whole genome shotgun sequence DNA region contains:
- the lzic gene encoding protein LZIC isoform X1 — protein sequence MFWFVFHPELSMASRGKSETGKLKQNMEEQLDRLMQQLQDLEECREDLDEDEYEETKKETLEQLNEFNESLKKIMTGNMTLVDELSGMQLAIQAAISQAFKTPEVIRLFAKKQPGQLRTRLGEMDRDVMVGKLPRDVYTQQKVEILTALRKLGEKLTAEEEGFLSENASATLSQFEKVTACLGSEDKILALASSGVK from the exons ATGTTTTGGTTCGTTTTCCATCCAGAGTTAAGTATGGCATCGCGCGGGAAATCCGAAACGGGGAAACTTAAACAAAACATGGAGGAGCAATTAGACAGACTCATGCAACAGCTGCAAGACCTGGAAGAATGCAG GGAAGACCTCGATGAGGATGAGTACGAAGAGACTAAGAAGGAAACTTTGGAGCAGTTGAACGAGTTTAACGAGTCACTGAAGAAGATTATGACGGGAAACATGACTCTGGTGGATGAACTAAGCGGGATGCAACTG GCCATCCAAGCTGCCATCAGCCAAGCCTTCAAAACTCCTGAGGTGATCCGACTCTTCGCCAAGAAGCAACCAGGGCAGTTACGAACAAGGCTGGGAGAG ATGGACCGCGATGTGATGGTGGGAAAGCTTCCACGAGATGTTTACACTCAGCAGAAAGTCGAAATCCTCACTGCCTTGAGGAAACTGGGCGAGAAG CTGACTGCAGAAGAAGAAGGTTTCCTGTCTGAAAACGCCAGCGCTACTCTGAGCCAGTTTGAGAAAGTCACAGCATGTCTAG GATCAGAAGACAAAATTCTGGCTTTGGCCAGCTCTGGTGTCAAGTGA
- the nmnat1 gene encoding nicotinamide/nicotinic acid mononucleotide adenylyltransferase 1 isoform X1 yields MEPAKKRKSSTVWEHFELTSPNKVKCLICLRDLVYSNNTSSMLRHYRALHDGTHHVEKPQTNPGMEPKEPTKVVLLACGSFNPITNMHLRMFELARDYLEDSGQYRVVRGIISPVGDAYKKKGLIEAYHRVEMAQLASESSDWIRVDAWESQQIDWVETVKVVRHHYEELVSGQQHNDEVDTIKYAKKRRIAEHAYESPSSLHTRKDGPQLMLLCGADVLESFGVPNLWKADDITEIVGRYGLVCITRSGNDPHKFIHQSDTLWEHRRNIHVVPEWVTNEISATHVRRALRRGQSVRYLLPDPVVSYIQQHSLYSTESEGKNADVILAPFQRNTSGSSSSVT; encoded by the exons atggAACCagcaaaaaagagaaaaagttcCACAGTTTGGGAGCATTTTGAATTAACGTCTCCCAACAAG GTGAAGTGCCTAATATGCCTACGGGACCTTGTTTATAGCAATAACACCTCATCAATGCTTAGGCATTATCGAGCTCTCCATGACGGTACACATCATGTTGAAAAACCACAAACCAACCCAG GAATGGAACCTAAGGAGCCAACTAAAGTGGTGTTGCTGGCATGTGGGTCCTTCAACCCTATAACAAACATGCACCTGCGGATGTTTGAACTGGCAAGGGATTACCTTGAAGACTCAG gccaGTACAGGGTGGTGAGAGGGATCATCTCCCCGGTGGGAGATGCCTACAAGAAGAAGGGTCTGATCGAGGCATACCACCGTGTGGAGATGGCCCAGCTGGCATCAGAGAGCTCAGACTGGATCAGGGTGGATGCCTGGGAGAGTCAGCAGATAGATTGGGTGGAGACGGTCAAAGTGGTGCG ACATCATTATGAAGAGCTGGTGTCCGGACAGCAGCACAACGACGAGGTGGACACCATCAAATACGCCAAGAAGAGGAGGATTGCAGAACATGCTTATGaatccccttcctcccttcacACAAGAAAAG atgGCCCTCAGCTCATGCTGCTGTGCGGCGCTGACGTGCTGGAGTCCTTCGGTGTTCCCAACCTCTGGAAGGCCGACGACATCACTGAGATCGTCGGCCGCTACGGCCTTGTCTGCATCACCCGCAGCGGCAACGACCCCCACAAGTTCATCCACCAATCGGACACTCTGTGGGAGCACCGCAGGAACATCCACGTGGTGCCCGAGTGGGTGACCAACGAGATCTCGGCCACCCACGTCAGGAGGGCCCTGCGGCGGGGGCAGAGCGTGCGCTACCTGCTCCCGGACCCGGTGGTGAGCTACATCCAACAGCACAGCCTCTACAGCACGGAGAGCGAAGGCAAGAACGCAGACGTCATCCTGGCCCCGTTTCAGAGGAACACCTCgggctcttcctcctccgtcACTTGA
- the lzic gene encoding protein LZIC isoform X2 has translation MASRGKSETGKLKQNMEEQLDRLMQQLQDLEECREDLDEDEYEETKKETLEQLNEFNESLKKIMTGNMTLVDELSGMQLAIQAAISQAFKTPEVIRLFAKKQPGQLRTRLGEMDRDVMVGKLPRDVYTQQKVEILTALRKLGEKLTAEEEGFLSENASATLSQFEKVTACLGSEDKILALASSGVK, from the exons ATGGCATCGCGCGGGAAATCCGAAACGGGGAAACTTAAACAAAACATGGAGGAGCAATTAGACAGACTCATGCAACAGCTGCAAGACCTGGAAGAATGCAG GGAAGACCTCGATGAGGATGAGTACGAAGAGACTAAGAAGGAAACTTTGGAGCAGTTGAACGAGTTTAACGAGTCACTGAAGAAGATTATGACGGGAAACATGACTCTGGTGGATGAACTAAGCGGGATGCAACTG GCCATCCAAGCTGCCATCAGCCAAGCCTTCAAAACTCCTGAGGTGATCCGACTCTTCGCCAAGAAGCAACCAGGGCAGTTACGAACAAGGCTGGGAGAG ATGGACCGCGATGTGATGGTGGGAAAGCTTCCACGAGATGTTTACACTCAGCAGAAAGTCGAAATCCTCACTGCCTTGAGGAAACTGGGCGAGAAG CTGACTGCAGAAGAAGAAGGTTTCCTGTCTGAAAACGCCAGCGCTACTCTGAGCCAGTTTGAGAAAGTCACAGCATGTCTAG GATCAGAAGACAAAATTCTGGCTTTGGCCAGCTCTGGTGTCAAGTGA
- the nmnat1 gene encoding nicotinamide/nicotinic acid mononucleotide adenylyltransferase 1 isoform X2 yields the protein MEPKEPTKVVLLACGSFNPITNMHLRMFELARDYLEDSGQYRVVRGIISPVGDAYKKKGLIEAYHRVEMAQLASESSDWIRVDAWESQQIDWVETVKVVRHHYEELVSGQQHNDEVDTIKYAKKRRIAEHAYESPSSLHTRKDGPQLMLLCGADVLESFGVPNLWKADDITEIVGRYGLVCITRSGNDPHKFIHQSDTLWEHRRNIHVVPEWVTNEISATHVRRALRRGQSVRYLLPDPVVSYIQQHSLYSTESEGKNADVILAPFQRNTSGSSSSVT from the exons ATGGAACCTAAGGAGCCAACTAAAGTGGTGTTGCTGGCATGTGGGTCCTTCAACCCTATAACAAACATGCACCTGCGGATGTTTGAACTGGCAAGGGATTACCTTGAAGACTCAG gccaGTACAGGGTGGTGAGAGGGATCATCTCCCCGGTGGGAGATGCCTACAAGAAGAAGGGTCTGATCGAGGCATACCACCGTGTGGAGATGGCCCAGCTGGCATCAGAGAGCTCAGACTGGATCAGGGTGGATGCCTGGGAGAGTCAGCAGATAGATTGGGTGGAGACGGTCAAAGTGGTGCG ACATCATTATGAAGAGCTGGTGTCCGGACAGCAGCACAACGACGAGGTGGACACCATCAAATACGCCAAGAAGAGGAGGATTGCAGAACATGCTTATGaatccccttcctcccttcacACAAGAAAAG atgGCCCTCAGCTCATGCTGCTGTGCGGCGCTGACGTGCTGGAGTCCTTCGGTGTTCCCAACCTCTGGAAGGCCGACGACATCACTGAGATCGTCGGCCGCTACGGCCTTGTCTGCATCACCCGCAGCGGCAACGACCCCCACAAGTTCATCCACCAATCGGACACTCTGTGGGAGCACCGCAGGAACATCCACGTGGTGCCCGAGTGGGTGACCAACGAGATCTCGGCCACCCACGTCAGGAGGGCCCTGCGGCGGGGGCAGAGCGTGCGCTACCTGCTCCCGGACCCGGTGGTGAGCTACATCCAACAGCACAGCCTCTACAGCACGGAGAGCGAAGGCAAGAACGCAGACGTCATCCTGGCCCCGTTTCAGAGGAACACCTCgggctcttcctcctccgtcACTTGA